The window ATAAGCTTCATTTTTCTCTGAACAGCTATACTATGATTTTAAAATATTAACTAATCTTATAAACTCTAGCCTCATAAGACTTTAACTTTATAACATCCGAATCAATCTCATCTACCTCATAATTACTAATACATATCTCAAATTTTTTCCCCTTATACTCATCAGGAATCTTAAACTCAACTTCCTTATCAAAGAAATTAAGTATAACTAAAACAACTTCATCATCTAACCTTCTGACATAAGAGAATATATTCTCATCATCTTTATATAAAAGATTTAAATCCCCATACACCATAACAGGATTTTCTTTTCTAAACTTGATAAGCTTTTGATAATAGTAGAATACTGAATTCTTATCTTCTAATGCTCTCTTAACGTTTATTTCTTTATAATTAGGATTGGCTTCAATCCAAGGTGTTACATCACTAAAGCCTGCATTTTCACTATCATCCCATTGTATAGGAGTTCTAGCATTATCTCTTGATGTTGGCTTTATTCTCTTTAGAAGTTCATCATGTGATACTCCTTCATCTATTTTTTCTTTATAGTAATTTAGAGTTTCAACATCTCTATAATCCTTCATATCATCAAAATAAACATTAGTCATACCTATTTCTTCACCTTGATATATATATGGAGTTCCTTGGAATGTATGAATTAAAGTAGCTAGCATCTTAGCAGATTCTACTCTATATTCTTTATCATTTCCAAATCTAGATACCATTCTAGGCTGGTCGTGATTATTCATGAATAGTGAATTCCAACCTCTATCCTTTAAATCATCATACCATCTCATAAATATATCTTTTACATCCTTTAGCTTCCAATTAGAATCTAAGAATTTATCACTTGGATGATTAGGCATATCCATAAGATCAAAGTGAAATATCATATTAAGTTCATCTCTGTTCTCATCTACATATAAGTGTCCCATAGAAGAAGGTACACAAGGAGCTTCTCCTACTGTCATCATATCGTATTTGCTAAATACTTCTTTATTCATTTCTTTTACATAATCGTGTATCTTTGGTCCATTTATATATATTCCATCAGGGCTATCCTCTACGTCTGGGAATCCTTCTTTTTTAGAATACATATTGAATACATCCATTCTAAATCCATCTATACCTTTATCAAGCCAGTATTTCATCATCTTGTATATATCGTTTCTCATATCTTCATTTTCCCAGTTTAAATCTGGTTGTTTTTTAGTGAATAAATGTAAATAGTATTGACCTGTTTCTTCATGATACTGCCAAGCACTTCCTCCAAAGAATGAGTTCCAGTTGTTTGGACAACTTCCATCTTCTTTAGGATCTGCCCATATATAGTAATCTCTATATGGATTATCTTTTGAAGAACACGATTCTACAAACCACTTATGTTCATCAGAGCAGTGGTTTACCACTAAATCCATAAGTATCTTTATTCCTCTATCGTGTGCTTCCTTTAATAATCTATCGAAATCCTCCATAGTTCCAAACTCATCCATTATATCTTGATAATCGCTTATATCGTATCCATTATCATCATTTGGCGATTTATATACAGGAGACAGCCATATTACATCTATTCCAAGTAACTTCAAGTAATCTAGCTTCTCTATTATTCCATTTAAATCTCCTATTCCATCTTGGTTTGAATCTTTGAAACTTCTTGGATATATTTGATATACTACTGCTTCTTTCCACCATGTTCTTTTCATATACATCTCTCCTATTTAATACTTCCAGCTGTAACACTCTTTATAATGTGCTTTTGAGCTATAAAGTAGAATATTATAACTGGTATTATAGTTAATGTAAGTCCTGCAAGAGCTAAATGCCACTGCTTAGTGTACTCTCCAAAGAAGAAGAATGTTCTAAGCGGTATAGTGTGAGTTTCTGGTTTATTTATAATTAAAGATGGAAGTAAGAAGTCATTCCATATCCAAACAGTATTCAATATTGATACCGTTATAGTTATAGGCTTTAATATAGGAAATATAATGTACCAGAAAGTTTGCCATTTGTTACATCCATCTATAGTAGCTGCTTCATCTAATTCTTTAGGTATACCCTTTACAAATCCGTGATATAAGAATATTGAAAGACTGCATCCAAATCCTAAATACGTGAACATAAGTCCCGGTATGTTTAACATGTTAAGTTTTCCCATCATACGTATAAGTGGTAGCATTACAGCCTGGAATGGTATTAACATTGCTGCTATAAATGCAAAGAATATGAATCCACTCATCTTTGTTTTTGTTCTTTCAAGCATCCATGCTGCCATGGCTGAACATATAACTATAAGTATTATACTTCCAACCGTTATCATAAGAGAATTTAAAAACACATGAAAGAAATCTAGTCTATCAAATGCCTCTATAAAGTTCTCAAAATTTAATGATTCTGGTAATCCTAATGTATTTTGAAATAATTCTTTTTTAGTTTTAAAAGCATTAACAATTATAATATAAAAAGGTGAAAGGAATATTAAACCAGCTATAACACCTATTAGTCCTAAAAGTAACTTTTTAGTTTTCATTACATTTCCACCTCGCCTTTTTTACTGATATATACTTGACTTAATGTTATTCCTCCTATAACTAAGAAGAAAATAACTGCTTTAGCTTGTGCTACACCCATATTGTTAAATTTAAACGCTGTATTGTAAATATTCATAGCAAGCATTTGAGTAGAGTTTGCAGGTCCTCCTCCTGTTAAAGACAAGTTTTGATCGTATAACTTGAATGAGTTTGAAAGAGTTAAGAACAAACTAACTGTAAATGCCGGTCTTACAAGTGGAAATACTATATGCTTTACTCTTTGCCAAGCATTAGCTCCATCGATTCTAGAAGCCTCTATCAATTCTTGAGGTATATTTTGAAGTGCTGCTATATATATAATCATTAAATAACCAGACATTTGCCAAGACATAAGTATTACAAGTCCCCAGAAGCCTGTTTCAGTATTAGATAACCATCCTAAAAGCCAACTATGTCCAGTAGCTTCTCCTAATGCTGCAAATGCCTTTGTAAATATAAATTGCCATATAAATCCTAATATAAGCCCACCAATTAAGTTAGGCATAAAAAATATTGTTCTAAGAACATTGCTCATCTTAAGCCCTCTAGTAACTAATAATGCTAGAGAAAAACCTATTATATTTATAGTAATCACAGAAGCTATCGTAAATTTAGTTGTGAATATAAATGATTTTAAAAATCCCTCATCCTTAAAAACTTCCATGTAATTTTCAAATCCAATGAATTTAATATTTGAACTTATACCATTCCAATCTGTAAATGAATAATATATTCCGAACAAAAGTGGTATTACAACTATTAATGTGAAAGCGAATACTGCTGGCCCTACGAAGCCCCAAAATTCTAATCTATTCTTTTTCATTAAACTCTCTCCTTTACTATGAACTTCAAGCCACCTATTTTTTTACTTTTTTAAAAATAGGAAAGTCTATTTAGACTTTCCTATTTATGATTTTATTATCTATTTTCTTGCTTTAGCCCAAGTAGCTTTAGCATCTTCAACTAATTGTTCCCAAGTCATATCTCCTGCAACATATTGTTGTATATCTGCTCCAAGATTATCCATTCCCCAAGCTGATGGATATCCCATGAATACCCACGGCATAGTTTTTCCTTCATTAGAATATCTTATTATTTCCTTAGCTAATGTATCTTTTGGTTGTAAATTATCTGCATCATATCCTTTTAATGCTGGTATAAATTTAAATTCATTTATTACTAAGTCTTTTCCTTCATCAGAAGTATATAACCAGTTTAAGAAATCTTTTGAAGCTGTTTTTATCTCTTCACTTTTAGCATTGTTTATTGACCAATACATTGGAACTCCAACTGGTATAGAATCTTCTTTTACTCCTTCAAGAGGCATAGGAAGCATTCCTATATTAGCTGCTAATTCTTCATCAATACCTGCTACACTTCCATAAGCCCAGTTACCTTGTTGAATTATAGCAACTTGACCTAATGAGAATAACTCTTCAACTTGAGTTGAGTAATCAACACTATTTAAAGAAGCTTTCTTTCCATCTGGCATATATGCATAATCTGCTTGTAAGTCTAAAAGTTTTTTTAATGAATCTGCATATTTAAATTCTAATTCCTTTGCATTAAATGCATTAGTTACATTTCCAAACTCATTTGAGAAAGCAACATTTGATAAATGAAGCCCAGTTACCCAAGTTTCTTTTGCTGGGAATGCAAATACAGATTTAAGTCCTAATTCTTCTTTTTTAGAATCAAGTGATTTAACTGCTTTTTCTAAGTCAGCAAATGTTTTTATAGATTCTGGATCTATTCCAGCTTTTTTGAATAATTCCTTGTTATATATAAATCCATATCCTTCTTGATTGAATGGCATACCGTATATTTTTTCATCTTTAGTTACAGGAGCTAAAGTTCCATCATAAGCCTGAGATACCCAAGTTTCAGTAGATAAATCTTCTAATTTTTCACTCCAGTCGATCATATCTTGTGGTCCACCTATATTGAATATTGCAGGTTCTTCTCCAGATGCAAACTTAGATTTTAAAGCTGCACCGTAGTCATCTCCTCCACCTACTGTTTGGATGTTGATTTTTACATTAGGGTTTTTCTCCATATACATATTAGCTGCTTTTTCTAAAGCATCTTTAGTCTCAACTTTAAATTGGAAAACATCTACATTAACCTTATCACTTGCAGTATCTTTAGACGAACCACAAGCAGTTAATGATAGCATTAATGCTAGAACACATGCAAATACCGAAAATACTTTTTTCTTCATTTTCACCTTTACCACTCCCCTTGTAGAATTTAGTTGAATCTTTGTGCAATCGTTTGCATTAAATTGTAAAAAAATATAGGCTATAGACTTATTAATCCATAGTAATCTATCTAAATCGAATAGAGTGAAACTTAATTCAGATGGAGTTTTTGCTCCAACTGAATTTTTAGTTAAACTAATCCAGAAGCTTTAGCTTTCGGGTAGAGTTTTTTCACCTTATTGGATTTAAAACTAAATTGATTTTGTAGAATCTCTTTCTATTATCTTGTGAGATATAATCTCTTTTTTCAATTCACTTTCATTTCCTTCTAATATGCTAAATAGTTTTTCACAAGCTCTTTTTCCAAGTTCAGTAGAATTAATATCTATTGAAGTTATAGATGGATTTGAATACTTTGCCAAAATACTGTTATTAAAACTAGCAAGCATTATATCCTCTGGAACTTTATAATTTTTCTCTTTTATCTTTTTCATAGCACCAAGACTCATAAGATCATCGGCAACTATAATAGCATCTGGTATATCATCTAAATTTAAAAGCTTGTCAGTAAGATTATATCCACTTTCTTCTAAGAATTTATCAAATATAAGATATTCATTTTTAAATTCTATATTATTATCTTTTAGAGCTTTTTTATATCCTTCAAATCTATTTTTTATAACTACTGAGTGAAGTTCCCCTCCTATAAAAGCTATTTTTTTTCTTCCTTTTTCTATTAAAAAAGACGTCAATTCATAGGATGCTTTCTCATTATCATTATCAACACTAGTTATATCATCGTATTCAAGACAAGAACCTATTAACACAAATGGAAACTTGTTGTCTCTCAAATACTTTATAGCTTCATCATTCTCATTAGAACGAGTAAGTATCAATCCATCAACTCTATTTCCTTTTATCAAACATCTTAGTACATCTATTTCATCTTCATTCTTATGACTTGTAGAAATTAATATATCATAGCACTTATCAGATGAAACTATACTTATACCTCTTAATGATTCTTGGAAAAATGGATTCATTAATACATCTTCTGTTCCATAGGGCATTACAACACCTATAGTATCCGTTTTTTTATTTGCAAGTCTTCTTGCTATAGAATTTGGATAGTAGTTAAGTTCATCCATAATTTCTAAAACTTTCTTTTTGGTATTCTCGCTTATTCTCGCATCTTTAGATATCACTCTTGAAACTGTAGAAGGAGATACACCTGCTCTTTGTGCTACATCCTTTATCGTAATACTCTTCATTTTACTACTCCTAATAAACTATTTTTTCTCTGTGCAATCGTTTGCACTAGTCTTTGTAATGTAATTTTATCATCTAAATTTTTTAAAATCAAGAATAAATTTTTAATTTTTCAGATTTTTCGATAAAATCCTACAAAAGTATATTATCTTCAGTTTCAAGATCAAATAAGTGTATTTTATTGCCATCCATAGCTAAAATTATTTCATCATCATCGTGTAACTTATATCTAGCATTCAATCTAGCAGTTACATTTTTTCCACCTACATTTAAATATGCATAAATTTCTGCTCCCATGTTCTCCTGTATTTCAACTTTTGCATTAAAAGATGTCTCCTTAGAGGCTTCTATAAATACATTCTCCATATGAATATCCTCTGGTCTAATTCCTAAGAATACATTCTTCCCTATATATCCTTTTTTCTTTAATATTTTGCCTTTACCCATAGGTATACCTATTTTAACATCATTAAATGAAGCTACTATATTTTCTTTTTCTTCACTTATAGTTACCTCTATTAAGTTCATTTGAGGGGCTCCAATAAATCCTGCTACAAACATATTCTTAGGATTTTGGTAAAGTTCTTGAGGGGTAGCTGTTTGCTGAACAATTCCATCCTTCATTACTACTATTCTGTCTCCCATAGTCATAGCCTCAACTTGATCATGAGTTACATATATAAATGTAGTTCCAAGCTTTTTATGAAGCTTACTTATTTCAGTTCTCATTTGAGTCCTAAGCTTAGCATCTAAATTAGATAAAGGCTCATCCATTAAGAATACCTTTGGCTCTCTAACTATAGATCTACCTAATGCTACCCTTTGTCTTTGTCCTCCTGATAAGGCCTTTGGTTTTCTAGTTAATACACTTTCTAATCCAAGTATCTTGGCAGCTTCTTTTACCTTTTCATCTATTTGATCTTTAGGAACTTTTCTAAGCTTTAGAGCAAATGCCATATTATCATAAACAGTCATATGAGGGTATAGTGCATAATTTTGAAAAACCATAGCTATATCTCTATCCTTAGGTGGAAGATCATTAACTACATTATCACCAATCTTAAGTTCTCCTGAAGTTATATCTTCAAGTCCTGCTATCATTCTTAAAGTGGTAGACTTACCACATCCAGAAGGCCCTACAAGTACAACAAACTCCTTGTCTTTTATGTCTATATTTACGTTTTTAACCGCTTTATATCCATTATCGTATTCTTTACATATATTACTCAATGTTACATTCGACATAAAACCATCTCCTTAAGTTTATTTAGCAACCTTATATAATCTAGCCTCATATGGCTTTAACTTAATCATAGATATATCATCATGATGCTTAACATCATAATTAGATAATAAAAGTCCACTATGATTTAATTTAAAATCACTGCATTCATATAAAGCGTCAGTATCTTTTAGATTACATATAACAACTACTTTTTCCTCTCCTAAAGTACGAGTATATGCATATATTTTATCATGTTTTGGTAAGATAAGGTCATATTTTCCATATGTGAACACTTCATTTTCTTTCTTGATATTTATCATTTTTTTATAAAAATTTAATACTGATTTTGGATCTTTTAACTGATTAGCTACATTTATATCCTTATAATTAGGATTAATACCAATCCAAGACTTTCCAGTTGTAAACCCTGCATTTTCTGTCTGATCCCATTGCATAGGAGTACGAGAATTATCTCTTGAACTTGCCCATATAAGACTCATTATTTCATCATGAGACATACCTTCACTTCGTTTTATATTGTACATATTCTTAGTTCTAACATCGTCATATTCATCTATATTCTTAAATGCTACATTAGTCATACCTATTTCTTGACCTTGATAAATAAATGGTGTACCCTGCATCATAAAATACATAAGTGCTAATGATGTTGAACATTCTCTTAAATATTCTTTGTCATTTCCCCAAGTGGATACAACACGTGGTATATCATGATTTTCAATATATAGTGCATTCCAGCCTTTATCCTCAAGTCCCATTTGCCACTTAGTAAGCACCTTTTTAAGCTCTACTATATCTAATTCTTTATTATTTTGAGCATCCCATAGATCTAAGTGTTCAAATTGGAATACCATGTTGAATTTACCTTCTTTTTCACCAACCCAAAGCTCTGCATCTTCAGTTTTAACTCCATTTGCCTCTCCTACAGTCATAATATCGTATTTTGCAAAAGTGTTATCTCTCAACATTTCAAGATATTTATGAATTCCATCTACATTCATATGCTTATCAAAACAAGATACATATCTAAGACCTTCTTCATTAGGCATATCCTTTAATCCCTTTTCCTTATTTATATGACTAATTGCATCTACTCTAAAACCATCAATTCCCTTATCAAGCCACCAATTTATCATATTAAATACTGCTTCTCTTACATCTTCATTTTCCCAGTTTAAATCTGGTTGTTTTTTAGAGAACAAATGTAGGAAGTATTCATCAGTTTTTTCATCATATTTCCAAGCTGATCCTCCAAAAATACTCTCCCAGTTGTTTGGTTCTTTTTCATCTTTTCCTTCACGCCATATATACCAATCACGTTTTTCACTTTCTTTTGAAGACTTTGATTCTACAAACCAAGGATGTTCATCACTTGTATGATTAACAACCAAATCTATTATAAGTTTCATATCTCTGTTATGAACTTCATTTAATAAATTATCAAAATCATCCATAGTTCCAAATTCATCCATTATATCTTGATAATCACTTATGTCATATCCATTATCATCATTAGGGGATTTATACATTGGACAAATCCATATTACATCTATTCCTAAGTCCTTTAAATAATCCAGTTTAGAAATTATTCCGTTTAAATCACCTATTCCATCTTTATTTGAATCCATAAAGCTTCTTGGATATATTTCATAAGCTACAGCTTCTTTCCACCACACTTTTTTCATATAGAACCCCCCTTAATATAATCTTATGCAAACGATTGCATGAACATTAAAAAAATATATTTGCTTACTAAGCTTAATATTAATCCTTAGTGCAAACGGTTGCATTAATGTATAAAAAAATATATCGAATTTTATAATTATTTGTAAGTAATTTTCTTATTATAAGAATATTATAAATTTATATATTAGTCAAGCGTTTTCCTCTGAATTTATAATATTTTTTAAATTTTCATTCAATTTTTAGTTATTAATTTCTTATAGCGTAAAAAAAGAATAGCTGAAGCCCTCTAAAGCTTTAGCTATTCTAGATTTTTATATTTTAAGCGATAGTATCTACATCTTGCGAACCATTTAATTCATTTTTACCGTTTGTTTTCTTTGCAATTATAGGTAAGATTAATCCTAGTCCTATAAGAATAAATGGAGTTAAAATGTTAAGAGTAATTTGGAAGTACCACTGCGATGTATATGTTTCTACACCTTTTGGGAAAATCCCCATAATACATACAAATGCAGTAAATACAAAACACCATAAACCAATTCCAAATCCTAACTTAGAATTTTTTACAAATTTATATTCTGAAGAGTACGTTCCAGCCGCAGCTTTTCTTAAAGCCATATATGCTAAGAATACCCATAAATATCTCATTGGCATAACAACTGAATTTAGGTCTAATAACCAGTTATACAGTGAATTCATGTCACCAATACCTAATGCAGGTATTATTATTAGAATACCAACTAAAACAGTAACTAGTTTATATCCATTTATTGGAGCTCCATATTTATTAGTTTTAGTTAATGCCTTAGGAATATATTTTGAATCAGCATCTGCTATTAATACTTTTAGCGGAGCATCTATTGATATCATTAATGCAGATATTTGAGCTGTTGTATTAGATAAAGCATATAAAATTAAGAATACATTTCCTAATCCATAGTATTCACCTAACTTTTTAAACGCATAATATTGTCCATTCATCTTTAAGTCTGAAGCAAGATTATTTGCATCAAACATCATTCCCATTGCATATGAACCTAATAGCGCTGATATTGCTACCATTACTGCTAAAGCAATCATTCCCTTTGGAAATCCTTTAGATGGATTTTTCATATTATTAATATAAGGGGCTATTTTTTCTGATCCACCTACTGCAAATACTAGCATAGATATTGTAGTAAAGTATGCAAAATCAAAAGTTGGAATAAATGTTTTAAAACTCATATTTGTTGTTGCAGGCTTAATACCTGTAATTGCAGGTGCTGTAACCATTAATAATATGTATAATAGCGACATTATAAATACTGATGAACCTGCTAAAGTTCCTATTCTCTTTAGCGAAGTAATACCTCTTGATGCAATCCATACGAAACATATAAATACAAGTAGTGAGATTGTTTGTAAAGTTAAAGGATCAATATTCTTAATTATACTTCCATCTTGGAATAAAGCCCAGCTTAATGCTATCATTACCCCTTGAGGCTTTTGTGCTAAATAAGGTACATGTACAACCCAATAAGTCCATCCTGCTAAATAAGCTAATCTGCGACCCATTGTAGTTCCTATCCATGAACTTACTCCACCTTTTCCCTCTCTAAAAGTAGCTCCTAACTCTCCTACCATTAATGCATATGGTATAAAATACATTCCAATAATTAATATCCACGATACAATTACTTGTAATCCTTGATTAGCAAAGTTATTAACAACATTACCAAATCCCCATACAATAGCAAAACACATTAAGGCGAGATTTCGCCACGTCATGTTTTTAGATTGATTATCACTCATAATATAAATTTCCTCCTGTTTAGTTCAATGCTTGAAATCTTTTTCAATCACTGTGTGTTTTTTTGAGTTTCTATCCCCTTATTATTTCCTTTTTAAGATTAACATTATTTTGATTAGTTTACAATCATTTTTTGCAATTTTTCTTGCAAAAACTTATATTTTTTTGATTTTTAAGTTGCATTTTCTATTCATTCCGTTCTCAATTTTTTTCACAAAACCCTCCATTTATCATTGTTTTCTGAATTTTAATTGATTATTTTTTATACTTTCATTTTTCAACTTTTTGCAATTATCCTTTCATTTTTCTTGCATATACTCTATATACTTAATGTTTTTATCAACAAAAAGGAGTATGAAAAACTTTTTTAGAAAAGTTTTTCATACTCCTTTAATTTCTTACATTATATCTAGTATATGTTTCTTTATTTCAAAGTCTTTTGGAGATTTTATATTTTCATCTTCAAGTGATGCAAATCCAGAAGCTGTAGAGTTCTTATCTCCAGCCTTCAGAGGGTGGAATATTAGGACTCTTAGCTTTGAGATTAAGCTTCTACAAGCTCATCTATATTCTTACCAGGTGGAACTATTGGATAAACTCCAAAATCTTTATCTATATTACACTCTATAAACACAGGCTCTTTTCCTAGATTGCAGTCACTTAAAGCTTCATCTAGTTTATCAATAGAATCTACACTATATCCCTTAATGCCATATACATTAGATAATGCTTTATAATTCATATCAAAATCATTATCAGTTTCAGAGTATCTTTCATCACAGAATAAACCTTGCCATTGTCTTACCATTCCAAGAGTTCTATTATTTAAAAGAACTATTATAACTGGTAGCTTATATTTTGCTATGGTTAATAATTCATTACAATTCATATTAAAGCTTCCATCACCAGTAACTAGCATAACTTGTTTATCTTTATTTGCGACTTGTGCACCAATAGCCGCTCCTAGTCCAAATCCCATCGTTCCAAGCCCACCCGATGTTATAAATTGTCTATCATTTTTAAAATTAAAATACTGTGCAGTCCACAATTGATGTTGACCTACATCTGTTGCTACTAATACATCTTTGTTTAATTTTTTATTTAATAATCTAAATATGTTTTTAGGATGAAATATTTCTCTGTCAATTTTATATTGTGATTTGTAGTTTTCAATATTATTTTTCCAATTTGTATTATCTTTAGAATACATATATTTAGTAAGTTGTTGTAATATTTTTTTTACATCTCCTACAACATGATACTGAGATTCTTTGTTTTTATTCATCTCCGTAGCATCTACATCTATATGTATTATATTGGCTTTAGGTGCAAATCCTTCAGAGTTTCCTATAACTCTATCACTAAATCTCGCCCCTATAGCTATTATCAAATCACTATTTGTTACAGCTAGATTATTCTCTCTAAATCCATGCATACCTACAAGACCAAGGGATAATTCACATTCTCTATCTATACTTCCAAGTCCCATTAAAGTATTTACAACAGGAGCATCTAACTTATTTGCAAACTCCATTAGCTGTTTACTAGCGTTTGCTATTTTAATCCCTCCACCTGCATATATAATAGGTTTTTTAGATTCATTTATTATATCTACTACAGCTGATAAGTCTAAATCCTTTTCATATTCGTCCTTCTCATCAATATCTAAAGTATGGGATAAATCTTCTTTATATTCTGCCAAAAATATATCCTTTGGAATATCAATAAGTACAGGTCCCGGTCTTCCTGTAGTGGCAATTTTAAAAGCCTCTTTAATTATTTCAGGTATATCATCTACATCTCTAACTAAGTAATTATGCTTTGTTATAGACATTGTGACCCCTGTTATATCTATTTCTTGAAAAGAATCTCTTCCAAGTAATGTTGTTGGAA is drawn from Tepidibacter hydrothermalis and contains these coding sequences:
- a CDS encoding carbohydrate ABC transporter permease, which gives rise to MKKNRLEFWGFVGPAVFAFTLIVVIPLLFGIYYSFTDWNGISSNIKFIGFENYMEVFKDEGFLKSFIFTTKFTIASVITINIIGFSLALLVTRGLKMSNVLRTIFFMPNLIGGLILGFIWQFIFTKAFAALGEATGHSWLLGWLSNTETGFWGLVILMSWQMSGYLMIIYIAALQNIPQELIEASRIDGANAWQRVKHIVFPLVRPAFTVSLFLTLSNSFKLYDQNLSLTGGGPANSTQMLAMNIYNTAFKFNNMGVAQAKAVIFFLVIGGITLSQVYISKKGEVEM
- a CDS encoding carbohydrate ABC transporter permease, yielding MKTKKLLLGLIGVIAGLIFLSPFYIIIVNAFKTKKELFQNTLGLPESLNFENFIEAFDRLDFFHVFLNSLMITVGSIILIVICSAMAAWMLERTKTKMSGFIFFAFIAAMLIPFQAVMLPLIRMMGKLNMLNIPGLMFTYLGFGCSLSIFLYHGFVKGIPKELDEAATIDGCNKWQTFWYIIFPILKPITITVSILNTVWIWNDFLLPSLIINKPETHTIPLRTFFFFGEYTKQWHLALAGLTLTIIPVIIFYFIAQKHIIKSVTAGSIK
- a CDS encoding ABC transporter substrate-binding protein, with the protein product MKKKVFSVFACVLALMLSLTACGSSKDTASDKVNVDVFQFKVETKDALEKAANMYMEKNPNVKINIQTVGGGDDYGAALKSKFASGEEPAIFNIGGPQDMIDWSEKLEDLSTETWVSQAYDGTLAPVTKDEKIYGMPFNQEGYGFIYNKELFKKAGIDPESIKTFADLEKAVKSLDSKKEELGLKSVFAFPAKETWVTGLHLSNVAFSNEFGNVTNAFNAKELEFKYADSLKKLLDLQADYAYMPDGKKASLNSVDYSTQVEELFSLGQVAIIQQGNWAYGSVAGIDEELAANIGMLPMPLEGVKEDSIPVGVPMYWSINNAKSEEIKTASKDFLNWLYTSDEGKDLVINEFKFIPALKGYDADNLQPKDTLAKEIIRYSNEGKTMPWVFMGYPSAWGMDNLGADIQQYVAGDMTWEQLVEDAKATWAKARK
- a CDS encoding glycoside hydrolase family 13 protein; this translates as MKRTWWKEAVVYQIYPRSFKDSNQDGIGDLNGIIEKLDYLKLLGIDVIWLSPVYKSPNDDNGYDISDYQDIMDEFGTMEDFDRLLKEAHDRGIKILMDLVVNHCSDEHKWFVESCSSKDNPYRDYYIWADPKEDGSCPNNWNSFFGGSAWQYHEETGQYYLHLFTKKQPDLNWENEDMRNDIYKMMKYWLDKGIDGFRMDVFNMYSKKEGFPDVEDSPDGIYINGPKIHDYVKEMNKEVFSKYDMMTVGEAPCVPSSMGHLYVDENRDELNMIFHFDLMDMPNHPSDKFLDSNWKLKDVKDIFMRWYDDLKDRGWNSLFMNNHDQPRMVSRFGNDKEYRVESAKMLATLIHTFQGTPYIYQGEEIGMTNVYFDDMKDYRDVETLNYYKEKIDEGVSHDELLKRIKPTSRDNARTPIQWDDSENAGFSDVTPWIEANPNYKEINVKRALEDKNSVFYYYQKLIKFRKENPVMVYGDLNLLYKDDENIFSYVRRLDDEVVLVILNFFDKEVEFKIPDEYKGKKFEICISNYEVDEIDSDVIKLKSYEARVYKIS
- a CDS encoding LacI family DNA-binding transcriptional regulator — encoded protein: MKSITIKDVAQRAGVSPSTVSRVISKDARISENTKKKVLEIMDELNYYPNSIARRLANKKTDTIGVVMPYGTEDVLMNPFFQESLRGISIVSSDKCYDILISTSHKNEDEIDVLRCLIKGNRVDGLILTRSNENDEAIKYLRDNKFPFVLIGSCLEYDDITSVDNDNEKASYELTSFLIEKGRKKIAFIGGELHSVVIKNRFEGYKKALKDNNIEFKNEYLIFDKFLEESGYNLTDKLLNLDDIPDAIIVADDLMSLGAMKKIKEKNYKVPEDIMLASFNNSILAKYSNPSITSIDINSTELGKRACEKLFSILEGNESELKKEIISHKIIERDSTKSI
- a CDS encoding glycoside hydrolase family 13 protein → MKKVWWKEAVAYEIYPRSFMDSNKDGIGDLNGIISKLDYLKDLGIDVIWICPMYKSPNDDNGYDISDYQDIMDEFGTMDDFDNLLNEVHNRDMKLIIDLVVNHTSDEHPWFVESKSSKESEKRDWYIWREGKDEKEPNNWESIFGGSAWKYDEKTDEYFLHLFSKKQPDLNWENEDVREAVFNMINWWLDKGIDGFRVDAISHINKEKGLKDMPNEEGLRYVSCFDKHMNVDGIHKYLEMLRDNTFAKYDIMTVGEANGVKTEDAELWVGEKEGKFNMVFQFEHLDLWDAQNNKELDIVELKKVLTKWQMGLEDKGWNALYIENHDIPRVVSTWGNDKEYLRECSTSLALMYFMMQGTPFIYQGQEIGMTNVAFKNIDEYDDVRTKNMYNIKRSEGMSHDEIMSLIWASSRDNSRTPMQWDQTENAGFTTGKSWIGINPNYKDINVANQLKDPKSVLNFYKKMINIKKENEVFTYGKYDLILPKHDKIYAYTRTLGEEKVVVICNLKDTDALYECSDFKLNHSGLLLSNYDVKHHDDISMIKLKPYEARLYKVAK
- a CDS encoding ABC transporter ATP-binding protein, with protein sequence MSNVTLSNICKEYDNGYKAVKNVNIDIKDKEFVVLVGPSGCGKSTTLRMIAGLEDITSGELKIGDNVVNDLPPKDRDIAMVFQNYALYPHMTVYDNMAFALKLRKVPKDQIDEKVKEAAKILGLESVLTRKPKALSGGQRQRVALGRSIVREPKVFLMDEPLSNLDAKLRTQMRTEISKLHKKLGTTFIYVTHDQVEAMTMGDRIVVMKDGIVQQTATPQELYQNPKNMFVAGFIGAPQMNLIEVTISEEKENIVASFNDVKIGIPMGKGKILKKKGYIGKNVFLGIRPEDIHMENVFIEASKETSFNAKVEIQENMGAEIYAYLNVGGKNVTARLNARYKLHDDDEIILAMDGNKIHLFDLETEDNILL